The Candidatus Rokuibacteriota bacterium genome segment GCGGTTCCCGCGTGGAACACCTGCACGCCCTCGGCGTCTGGCAGGGACCCGGCGGGGTCCAGGCCGGAGATCTCGCGCCCCGTCTCGTAATGACCCGGGTAGCCGCCGGAGGCCATCACGACGCATGCCGACGCCTCCGCGCGCCAGCGGATGGCGGCCGGCAGCCCGTGCCCACGGGCCACGGCCTCGAGGAGCGGCAGGAGGTCCTCGTCGAGTCGTGGCAGGATCGCCTGGCACTCGGGATCGCCGAAGCGGCAGTTGAACTCCACCACGCGCGGGCCGTCACCGGTAATCATGAGCCCCACGAAGAGCACGCCGCTGTACGGCGTGCCCTCCTTCGCCATGGCGGCGATGGTGGGCCGCACGATCTCGGCCATGACCCTGGCGGTCATCGCCTCGTCGATCACCGGCGCCGGCGAGTAGGCCCCCATGCCCCCCGTGTTGGGCCCCCGGTCGTCGTCGAAGACCGTCTTGTGGTCCTGGGCGGCCACCAGCGGCAGCACGGCGGCGCCGTCGGAGAGCGCGAAGAACGAGGCCTCCTCGCCCGCCACGAACTCCTCCACGACGAGACGGAGCCCGGCCTCGCCGAAGGCACGCTCCTCGAGGCAGCGCGCCACCGCGCGGTCGGCCTCCTCCAGGCTCCGGCAGACGATGGCGCCCTTGCCCGCGGCGAGCCCGTCGGCCTTGACCACCAGCGGAGCCCCCAGCTCCCGGCAGTAAGCGCGCGCAGGCGCCGGGGCGTCGAAGACGCGGAAGGGCGCGGTGGGGATGCCGTGGCGAGCCATGAGCGCCTTGGCGAAGGCCTTGCTGCTCTCGAGGCGCGCGGCTGCGGCGCCGGGGCCGAAGACGGGAAAACCCACCGCCCGCAGGCGATCCCCGAGTCCGGCCGCCAGCGGCGCCTCGGGCCCCACGACCACGAGCTCCGGACTCTCCGCCACCGCCAGCGCCACCAGTTCCTCCACGGCCGTATCGCGCACGGGCACGCAGCGGCCATGCTGCGCGATGCCGGGGTTCCCCGGCGCGACCACGAGCCCGCTCAGCCGGGGGCTCCGGGCAATGGCCCAGGCGAGGGCGTGCTCGCGCCCGCCCCCACCCACCACGAGCACCTTCATTCGTCCCCCTCCCCGGCGGGCGCCTCGCCATCGGATCGCCCCTCGGTCTCGCAGAGGTGGGAGCGGGCGATCTGCGCCCACGCGCTGCCGGCGTCGAGGTCGAGGTAGCGCCGCCAGTGGACCACCGCGGCCTCCGCGCGGCCGGCCTTCCCGAGCACTCCGGCGAGGTTGAAATGCGCGTCGGCGTAGTCGGGGTCCATCTCGAGCGCTCTGCGGTACCACGTGATGGAGGCGGGGACGTCGCCCAGATCCTCGTGGAGCGAGCCGAGGTTGAAGGCCGCCTGGGCGCACGTCTCGTCGGCGGCGAACGCGGCCTCGTAGCACTGCCCCGCTCGCTCATAATGGCCCATGCGGTGCTGGAGCAACCCGAGGTTGTTCCACGCCGCCGCGTAGCCGGGGTCGACGGCCAGGACGCGTTCGTAGGCGTCCACCGCGGCCTCCCACTGCTCGGGATCGCCATCCCAGGCCGAGGCGCGCGCGAACCATGCTTCCGCGGCCTCCGCCGGCGGGATCAGCGGGCGGACCATCCCCCATGAGAGGGACTCGGCGGCCTCGCGGGCAAGGTCCGTCTCCGGAAACCCGAGCAGCCCCTGGCCGGTGCGCGCGTCGAACCGAAGGCGGCCCTGCTCGACGACGATGCGCCGATCCGCCACCACGAGCCGAAGCTCGGTCAGCGGCATCTCCGTGTCGGGGGCGAGCCGGCGGGCGCCCTCGAGCCCCTCGCGCACCTGCTTCACGCTGGCCCCGGCCTCCAGGAGTGCGGCGGCGACCCGGCAGGCGACGAGGTCACGGAAGCGGTAGCGCTCGCCCTCGGCGCGCAGGAGCCCGAGGCGCCGGAGCTGGGTCGCCCGCCGGGCAGTGAGCCTCAGCAGCCGGGTCAGCTCCCTGAGGGTGAAGACGCGCTCGGGCTGGGTTTCGTTCACGGCCTCAACTCCCGGCGACGTCCGCTCGCACGGCGCTAGTGCCTGAAGTGGCGGATGCCAGTGGTGACGAGCGCCATGCCGTGCTCGTCGGCGGCGGCGATGACTTCCTCGTCCCGGACCGATCCTCCAGGATGCAGCGCCGCCGTGGCCCCGGCCTGCGCCACCACATCGAGGCCATCCCGGAAGGGGAAGAAGGCGTCGGAGGCGCAGACGGTGCCCCGCGTTTCGAGCCCGACCGCCCTGGCCCGCATCACCGCGATGCGGGCGGAGTCCACGCGGTTCATCTGCCCCGCCCCCACGCCGATCACCTGCTGCGCCGAGGCCAGCACGATCGCGTTGGACTTGGCGTGCTTGGCCACGCGCCAGGCGAAGCGGAGCGCGCGCCCCTCGGCCTCGGTGGGCGGGCGCCGGGAGACGACCTTGAGCGCGCCGGGATCGAGGTCAGCGAGGTCGGCGTCCTGGACGAGAAGCCCGCCCAGGACGCTGCGCGTCTCCATCAAGCGCGCCGGGTAGTCCGAACGGCGACACGGCAGCCGGAAGACCCGGCACTTCTTCTTGGTGCGCCGCAGCTCCTCCAGCGCCTCGGGGGCGAAGTCCGGAGCGAAGAGGATCTCCAGCAGGATCCCCGACAGCTCCTTCACCACCTCGAGGTCGAGCCGTCCGTTCACCCCGACGATGCCGCCGTAGATGGAGATCGGGTCGCAGGCCTTGGCCCGGCGGACGGCCTCGCCGGCGCTCCCGCCCAGCGCGACGCCGCAGGGGTTCGTGTGCTTGATGACCACGGCCGCCGGGTCGTCGAACTCGAGCAGGAGCGAGAGCGCCGCCGACCAGTCGAGCAGGTTGTTGTAGGACAGCGCGGGGCCGTGAAGGTGCTCGGCGGCCGCGAGCCCGGCCGGCACGCCCGGCAGCCGGTAGAAGGCCGCCGACTGGTGCGGGTTCTCGCCGTAGCGGAGCGGCTGGACGCGCTCGGCCTCCAGCACCAGCCGGGGAGGCAGGAGTGCCTCCCCCACGCCAGGCTCCTCCTCATCCGCGCCCGAGACCGGGCGTCGCCCGCCGCGAGCGCCGGGATCGCGCAGATAGGCGGCGATGGCTGCGTCGTACTGGGCCGTTCGCCTGAAGGCCTCCTGCGCCAGCCGATACCGGGTCTCAGGCGACAGCGCCCCGTCGCCCCGCCCGAGCTCCTCGAGCACGCCCGGGTACTGCGCGGGGTCGGTCACGACGCCCACGCTGTCGTGGTTCTTGGCGGCGCCGCGGATCATGCTGGGGCCCCCGATGTCGATGTTCTCGACGGCCTCCGCCAGCGTCACGTCGGGGCGGGCCACCGTCTGCTCGAACGGGTAGAGCGCCACCACGACGAGGTCGATGGGCTGGATCCGATGAGCCTCGAGCGCCGCCATGTGCTCCGGCGACGCGCGCCGGGCGAGGATGCCACCGTGGATCTTCGGGTGCAGCGTCTTGACGCGCCCGTCCAGCAGCTCGGGGAAACCGGTGACCTCGGCCACATCCACCACGGCGATGCCGGCCCCGCGCAGGAGCGCAGCCGTGCCCCCCGTGGAGAGAATCTCGACGCCGAGGGCGGCGAGCCCCCTGGCGAAGTCCACGATGCCACGCTTGTCGTGCACGCTGATGAGCGCGCGGCGCACCCTGCTCATGGCTCCTCCACGATGCGGACGCGGCGACCCTCGACGCGGAGTCGGCCCTCGGCGAAGAGGCGGATCGCTTCGGGATAGAGGCGGTGCTCCTCTGCCAGGATGCGGTCGGACAGCGTCTCCTCGGTGTCGTCCTGGCGCACCGGGACCGCGGCCTGGAGCACGATGGGACCCGTGTCCACGCCGTCGTCCACGAAGTGGACGGTCGCCCCCGAGACGCGGACGCCGTGGGCGAGCGCCTGCCGCTGGGCGTGCAGCCCCGGGAAGGCGGGAAGGAGCGCGGGGTGGATGTTGAGCAGCCGGCCCTGGAGGTGGCGGACGAAGCCCGGGCTCAGGATGCGCATGAATCCCGCCAGGCACACGAGCCCCACCTCCCGCTCCTCCAGAGCCGCAGCCAGGGCTCGGTCGTAGGCCTCGCGGCCGGGATGCAGCTCCGGATCCACGAACAGCGCCTCGACGCCGTGAGTCCGCGCGATCCCGAGCGCCCCCGCCCCGGCGCGATCCGAGACGACGACCACGACCTGCGCCCGCATCCGTCCGCCCTCGACGGCGGCGAGGATGGCGCAGAGGTTGGAGCCGCGGCCCGAGGCCAGCACGCCGATGCGAAGCCGCGAGCCCTCAGGCATACTCCACCCCGCGGGCGCCCCGGCGGAGCTTGGTGCCCACGCCATCCGTGGAAGAGACCAGGACCGGCTCGCGGTACCCCGCGGGGATCCGGCAGAAGGCGCCGAAGGCGCCGATGCCCCCGAGGACCTCCGGTCGCTGGGTGGTGGCGGCCAGCCGCGCGATGCGCCGGACCGCCTCGTCCCCGGCCGTGATGTCCACGCCGGCAGCCCGGTAGGTGAGCGGATCTGGACTCAGGAGCCTGTTCCTCGAGCGTCGGGCGCGCGGGCGCCACGACGGCAGCTCATCCTTCGAAGAGCTGGAGCTGGGAGCGGTCGGGGGACTCGAAGCCCACGCGGTACTGCCCGCTGAAGCAGGCGTGGCAGAAGTCGTGGGGATCGTTCCCCGTGGCCTTGAGCATCCCCTCGAGCGAGAGGTAGCCCAGGGAGTCGGCGCCGACGTAGCGCTGGATCTCCCGCACGTCGTGGCTGGCGCCGATCAGCTCCTTCCGCGTCGGCGTGTCGATGCCGTAATAGCAGGGCCACTGGATGGGCGGCGAGGAGATGCGCATGTGCACCTCGCGCGCCCCGGCGGCCCGGATCATCTTGACGATCTTGCGGCTGGTGGTGCCGCGGACGATCGAGTCGTCCACCACGACCACCCGCCGGCCACCCAGCACCTCCCGATTGGGGTTCAGCTTGACCTTCACCCCGAAATGGCGGATGCCGTGGCTCGGCTCGATGAAGGTGCGCCCCACGTAGTGGTTGCGCACCAGCCCGCTGTCGTAGGGGATGCCCGCCTCCTCGGAGAAGCCCAGCGCGGCGCCCACTCCCGAGTCAGGCACCGGGATCACGAGGTCGGCCGGCACCGGGTGCTCGCGCGCGAGCTGGCGGCCCAGCGCCTTGCGGACCACGTGCACGTTGCGCCCCCAGAGCACGGAGTCCGGGCGCGCGAAGTAGACGTACTCGAAGACGCACTGCAGGCGCTCCTGCGGACGGAACGGCCGGTAGCTCGTGAGCCCGCTGTCGTCGATGACGAGCACCTCGCCGGGCTCGATGTCCCGCACGAACTTCGCCTCGATGAGGTCCAGCGCGCAGGTCTCGGAAGCGACCACCCAGGCCTCCCCCAGCCGGCCCAGCGACAGCGGGCGGAAGCCCGACGGGTCCCGCACCGCGACGAGGGAGGAGCGCGTGAGCAGGAGCAGGCTGTAGGCGCCTCGCACCTGCGACAGCGCCAGGGCCAGCTGCTCCACCAGCGTGGCGCCCTCGGCACGGGCCAGGAGGTGGAGGATCACCTCGGTGTCGGAGGAGGACTGGAAGACGGCGCCTTCCTGCGAGAGCTGCCGCCGCAGCTCCTCGGCGTTGACCAGGTTGCCGTTGTGGCCGATAGCCACGGGCCCGTGGGCCGTCTTGGCGCTGATGGGCTGGGCGTTGCGCAGGTTGGAGCTGCCAGCCGTGGAGTAGCGGACATGCCCGATGGCGCGGCTGCCGGGGAGTCGCCGGAGGCGTTCGCGGCCGAAGACATCCGCCACCCAGCCCATGGCCTTCTCGACGTGGAACCTGTCGCCGTCCGTGGCCGCGATGCCGGCCGACTCCTGGCCGCGGTGCTGGAGGGCGTAGAGCCCGAGGTAGGTGACATTGGCCGCCTCGGGGTGGTTCCAGATCCCGTAGAGGCCGCACTCGTCGTGGAGCTTGTCAGCTGACATGACGCTCAAAGCCGGTCCTCCACTCCTGCGCGACCTGCGTCACCGGCAGGCTCACCGCGCCCGCGCCGCCCATCCGGATAACGAGCCGGGGGCCGCCTACCACGCCGATCCAGCGCCACGGCACCGCGAACTCCCCCATCAGGGTCTCGAGGGCCCGGCCGGCATCCGCGGGAACCGAGACGACGATGCGCGACGGCCCCTCTCCGAACAGCGCCAGCTCCGGCTGCGCGCTCCCTGGCAGGTCGATCTCGGCGCCGATCACCTCGGGCCCGCTGGTGCAGGCCTCGGCCACCGCTACCGCGAGTCCCCCCTCCGAGCAATCGTGCGCCGACCTGAGCAGTCGCGCCTCGATCGCCGCGAGGCAGGCCTCCTGGACAGCCCGCTCGACGTCCAGGTCAAGCGGGGCCAGCCGGCCTGCGAGCATCCGGTGAAGCGTCCACAGGTACTGCGACCCCCCGAGGCTCACCCCCTCCGGGCCCAGGAGCGCCACCCGGTCTCCGGACTCCTTGAACCACTGGGTGCAGTGGCTCTCGGCCTCCTCGATCACCCCGGCCATCCCGATCACGGGAGTGGGCAGGATCGCCCGCCCCATGGTCTCATTGTAAAAGGACACGTTTCCGCCCACCACAGGGATTTGCAGCGCATCGCAGGCCTCGGCGATACCCGCCACGGCCTCCTTGAACTGCCACAGGATCTCGGGGCGCTCCGGCGAGCCGAAGTTCAGGCAATCGGTGAGCCCCAGCGGTCGGGCCCCGCTCACGGTCAGGTTACGGGCGGCCTCGGCCACGGCCATGGCCGCTCCCCGGCGGGGGTCGAGATAGGTGAGACGGGCGTTACAGTCGGCGGTTACGGCGACGGCCTTCGGGGTTCCCTTGACGCGGAGGATCCCGGCGTCGGAACCCGGCAGGACCAGCGTGTTGATCCCCACCTGCTGATCGTATTGCCGGTAGACCCACTCCTTCGAGGCCACCGTGGGCGCCCCCACGAGGGCCAGGAGCGCCCGATCCGGATCCATCCCGGGAGGCAGCGCCAGCGGGTCGAACGCCGCGAGCTCATCCTGCCAGCCCGGCCGGGCCGTGGGCTTCTCGTAGACAGGCGCCTCGTCGGCCAGCGCCTTGACGGGCACCTCGGCCACCACCTCGCCGTGCATGCGCGCCCGCAGCATCCCGTCGTCCGTCACCGTGCCGATCTCGACGGCGTCCAGGTCCCACTTGGCGAAGAGGCGACGGATCTCGTCCTCGCGCCCGCGGGCGGCCACCAGCAGCATTCGCTCCTGGGACTCGGAGAGCATGATCTCGTACGGGGTCATGCCCGCCTCGCGCTGGGGAACGCGGGAGAGCTCCACCTCCATCCCCGTCCCCGCCCGCGCGGGCATCTCGGAGCAGGCGCACGCCAGGCCGGCGGCGCCCATGTCCTGGATGCCCACCACGGCCCCGGTCTGCATGGCCTCCAGGCAGGCCTCGAGCAGGAGCTTCTCGGTGAAGGGATCCCCCACCTGCACGGTGGGACGCCGCTCCTCGGCCCCTTCGTCGAAGGTGGCCGAAGCCATGGTGGCACCGTGGATCCCATCGCGGCCGGTCTTGGCGCCGACGTAGAGGACGGGGTTGCCGGGCCCCTCGGCGCGCGCGCGCAGGATGCGGTCCTTCCGCACCAGCCCGACCGCCATGACGTTCACGAGCGGGTTGCCGGCGTACTCGGGCCCGAAGCCTACCTCGCCGCCGAGGTTGGGCACACCGAAGCAGTTGCCGTACCAGCTGATGCCGGCCACGACGCCGTCGATGAGCCGGCGGGTCCTCGGCTCCTCCGGTTCGCCGAAGCGCAGCGAGTCCAGGATCGCGATGGGCCGGGCACCCATGGTGAAGATGTCGCGGAGGATCCCCCCCACACCCGTGGCCGCCCCCTGGAAGGGTTCGATGAACGAGGGATGGTTATGGCTCTCCATTTTGAACGCAAGCGCCAGGTCCCCGCCGAGGTCCACGATCCCGGCGTTCTCCCCGGGCCCTTGCAGCACGTGCGGCGCCTGCGTGGGCAGCGCACGCAGGAAGACGCGCGAGTGCTTGTAGGCGCAGTGCTCGGACCACAGCGCGGAGAACAGCCCGAGCTCGGTGAAGGACGGCTCGCGACCGAGCCGCCGGATGATGCGATCGTATTCCTCGGCCGTGAGGCCGTGGGCGAGGGCGAGTTCCTGCGTGACCTTAGGCTCGGCCCCGGTCACTCCGTCCCCACTCCATGGGCCAGGCTCCTAGTGCTTGAGGAAGCTGCCGTCCTCGACGAGGCTGCCGAGGAGGGAGTGGAAGATGAGCAGGCCATCGGTGCCGCCCATGGCGTTCTCGGCGGCCCGCTCCGGGTGGGGCATCATGCCCAGCACCGTGCCGTCCTCGTTGACGAGGCCCGCGATGCTCTCCAGGGAGCCGTTGGGGTTCGACTCCTTGGTGATCCGGCCGTCCTCGGTGCAGTACCGGAACACGATCTGCTTCTTGGCCCTGAGCGCCTGGAGCGTCTCCCAGTCGGCGTAGTACTTCCCCTCGCCGTGGGAGATGGGCATCCGCAGGACCTGGCCGGGCCGGAGCGCGCGCGTGAACGCCGTCTCGGCGCTCTCCACCCGCAGCCAGGTGGACTGGCAGCGGTACTGGAGACACTCGTTGCGCATCAGGGCGCCGGGAAGGAGCCTGGCCTCGCAGAGGATCTGGAAGCCGTTGCAGGAGCCGAGCACCAGGCCGCCGCGAGCCACGAACTCCGGGAGCGCCTCCACCACGGGTGACCGGCCCGCCACGGCACCCGCCCGCAGGTAATCGCCGTAGGAGAAGCCGCCCGGAAGGACCAGACAGTCGAAGTCGGCCAGGTTCGTCTCGCGGTGCCAGACATAGCTCACCGGTTGATGGAGTACCTCGCCGATGACGTAGTGGAAGTCGCAGTCACTCCACGTCCCGGGGAAGACGACGACGCCGAATTTCATGGGGCTGGGTGCTCCTCCTTTCAAGCTACAGGCTACAGTCTCACTCTACCGTGCAGGCGGGATTCTGGCAAGGGCCACGACGCCGAGGAGGGGCCCAGGACCGCAGATCTCTCGAGGTGGGATCCCGTGACGGTTGCGCAGGTGATCGCGGCCCGAGGGAACATCGTGGCGACGGGGCCCGCCGGTGACACCCTCGGTGACGGGTTTCGGGACACACTCGACCGACGCACGCGGAAGCTAGGAGCGGCCTGGCAGGAGCTCGACCGTGAAGTCCTCGGTGACGGGGTTGGCCAAGAGGCGGGCACACATCTCCTGGACCCGCTGGCGCGCCGCGGCGGCGTCGAGCCCGTCCAGGTCCAGCTCGATGACCTTCCCGATGCGGATGTCCCGCACCTCGTCGAAGCCGAGCCCGCCGAGCGCGCGCTTCACGGAAGCACCCTGCACGTCCAGGATCCCCGGCTTGAGGCGCACCAGTACCCGCGCCCTCATGGCCGGCCCGCCAGCCGGCGGCGCGCCCGGACGGTCAGCCTGCTGCCCGTGCAACGCGTGTCCGGCTCTTCCATCAGGAGGGTCTCCTCAGCCCAGGCCGAGCCGCTTGTAGATGGCGTCCACGTGTCTCACGTACCAGGCGGCGTCGAAGCAGGCCTCCAGCTCCGCGGGGCCGAGCCGCGCCATGACCTCGCGGTCGGCGGCGAGCAGGTCTCGGAAGGCGGTCCGCTCCTGCCAGGCCCGCATAGCGCTGCGCTGGACCAGCTCGTAGGCCTGCTGGCGGGGCAGGCCCTTGTCCGTGAGCGCCAGGAGCACCCGCTGGGAGAACATGAGCCCGAAGCTCCGCTCCATGTTCTCCTGCATCCGCTCCGGGGAGACGCGCAGCCCCTGGATGATCCGCGTCATCTGGGACAGCATGTAGTCCACCAGGAGCGTGGAGTCCGGCAGGATCACCCGCTCCACGGACGAGTGGCTGATGTCGCGCTCGTGCCACAGCGCCACGTTCTCCAGCGCGGCGTGGGCATTCGCCCGCACCACGCGCGCCAGCCCGCAGACCTGCTCGCAGGAGACCGGGTTGCGCTTGTGGGGCATGGCGCTGCTGCCCTTCTGCCCCTCGGCGAACGGCTCCTCCGCCTCCAGCACCTCGGTCCGTTGCAGGGACCGGATCTCCAGCGCCACCTTCTCCAGCGAGGCGGCGATGATGGCCAGCGTGCCGCACAGCTCGGCGTGCCGGTCCCGCTGGAGCACCTGGGTGGAGATGGGCGCCGGCTCGAGCCCGAGCAGGTGGCACACCTCCTCCTCCACGTCCGGAGGCACGTGGGCAAACGTGCCGACCGCCCCCGAGATCTTGCCCACCCGGACGACTTCGCGGGCGCGGCGTAGCCTCTCGAGGTTCCGGCCGGCCTCGGCATGCCAGGCCGCCGCCTTGAGCCCGAACGCCATGGGCTCGGCGTGGATCCCGTGGGTGCGGCCCACGCACAGCGTGTCCTTGTGGCAGACGGCGAGCGCCCCGACGGCGCGGCGAAATGCCTCGAGGCTGTCGAGCAGGATCTCGCATGCCTGCACGAGCACACAGGCCTGGGCCGTGTCCACCACGTCGGAGGAGGTGAGGCCCATGTGGACGTAGCGGGAATCGGCGCCGACGGCCTCCTCGAGATTGGTGAGGAAGGCGATGAGGTCGTGGCGCGTGGTCCCCTCGATCTCGTCGATCCGGCGTGCGTCGACGGCGGCGCGCGCCCTGAGTCGCCCCAGCGCCTCTGGCGGGATGAGCCCGCGCCGGCCGTAGGCCTCGCACACCGCGAGCTCCACGCGCAGCCAGGCCGCGTACTTCGCCTCCTGCGTCCAGAGACGTGCCATCTCCGGCCGGCTGTAGCGCTCGATCATGCTAGCGCAGGGTGAGGTCGCGCGGGAGGTGGCGCCGATCCACGGGCCCCAGCGCCAGCAGACAGAGCCGCTCGTCGTCGAGCACGCGGTGGATGAGCGCGTCGAGCTCCTCGAGCCTCACGGCGTCGATGGCGGCGAGCATGTCGTCCACCGACAGAAAGGAGCCAAAGCGCAGCTCCTGCTTGGCGAGGCGATTCATCCGGCTCGAGGTGGACTCGAGGGAGAGGATCAGGTTGCCCTTGAGGTGGTCCTTGGCCCGGCGGAGCTCCGCCGCCGTCACGCCGTCCTTCTTGAGCGCGCGCAGCTCCTTCAGAAGCGCCTTGAGCACCTTGCCGAAGTTGGCGGCGTCGGTGCCCGCGTAGACGTAGAGGATCCCGGCGTCGTGGAAGGCCTGGGTCCCCGAGTGCACGGAGTAGGCGAGGGCCTGGCGCTCCCGGACCTCCTGAAACAGCCTGGAGGACATGCTGCCGCCGATGATGTCGTTGAGAAGGTAGAGGGCGTAGCGCTCCGGCGCGCCGTCGGGGATCCCCGGGAAGCCCAGCACCACGTGCACCTGCTCCAGCGGCTTGTGCACGACGTCCACGCCGGGCTGGAGCGCCGGGGGGGCGCTCCGCCGGGGGACCGCTGCGCGCTGGAAGCCCTCGAAGCGCGGGGCGAATAGGTCCACCGCCTGCTGCGGCTCGACGTGCCCCGCCACGGCCACCGTGATATTCGTCGGGGCGTACTCCTCCTCGAAGTGGGCAAGGATCGTCTCGCGCCCGAACCCCCGCACCGACTCCCAGCTGCCGAGGATGGATCGCCCCAGCGGGTGGCCCGCCCAGATCCGCTCGGCGAAGAGATCGTGGATGAGATCGTCGGGCGTGTCCTCCACCATCTTGATCTCCTGGAACACGACCGCCTTTTCTTTCTCGATGTCGTCCGCGGCGAAGCGCGGGCGCATGAGGATGTCCGTCAGGAGCTCGGTGGCCAGGGGGAGATGCTCGTCGAGCACGCTCACGTAGAAGCAGGTGTGCTCCTTGGCGGTGAAGGCATCCATGTGCCCCCCGACCCCGTCGATGGCGCGGGCGATCTCCTCGGCCGATCGCGTGGCGGTCCCCTTGAAGACCAGGTGCTCGATGAGGTGGGAGATCCCGCCGCGGCCCTCGGGTTCGGCACGCGAGCCGGTCTCCACCCAGATGCCGACGGCCACCGACCGGACGTGGGGGATGGACTCAGCCACCACGCGGATGCCGCAGGGCAGGACGTGCTTGCGGTACCCCTCCGGCACTAGGCCTGACCTCCCGCCGGCGCCAGCTTCAGCTTCTCACGGTCTGCCAGCGCGGGCTGCTCGCGCAGGGCCGTCTTCCGCGACAGCCGCACCTTGCCGTTGCCGTCGATCTCGATCACCTTCACCAGCACCTCGTCGCCCTCGGTGAGGACGTCACCGACGGCGCGGATGCGGCTCTCGGCGATCTGCGAGATGTGCAGCAGTCCCTCCGAGCCGGGGATCACCTCCACGAAGGCACCGAACTCCTTGATGCTCTTCACCCGGCCGACGTAGATGCGGTCCAGCTCCACCTCGCGGCAGATGTCCTGGATCATCCCGAGAGCCATCTGGGCGGCGTCGTTGCTCGACGAGAAGATCGTGACCTTGCCGTCGTCCTCCACGTCGATCTTGGCGCCGGTCTTCTCCTGGATGCCGCGGATGACCTTGCCGCCCGGACCGATGATCTCGCGGATCTTCTCGGGGCGGATCTTGACGGTGACGAAGCGGGGGGCGAAGGGCGACAGCTGCGGCCGCGGCGCCTTGATGGTCTCGGCCATCTTCTGGAGCACGAAGAGCCGCGCCTCCCTGGCCTGCGCCAGGGCCTGGCGCATGATGTCCACCGAGACGCCCTTGACCTTGATGTCCATCTGGAGCGCCGTGATGCCGCGCTCGGTGCCGGCGACCTTGAAGTCCATGTCGCCGTAATGGTCCTCGCTCCCCATGATGTCCGTGAGGATACCGACCCTGTCCCCCTCCTTCACCAGACCCATGGCGATGCCCGCCACGGGCGCCTTGATGGCCGCGCCGGCGTCCATGAGCGCCATGGAGGCGCCGCAGACGGTGGCCATGGAGGACGAGCCGTTGGACTCGAGGATGTCGGAGACGACCCGGATCGTGTACGGGAACTCCTCCTTGCTCGGCAGCACGGCCTCGATGGCCCGGTGGGCGAGCGCCCCGTGCCCGACCTCGCGGCGCCCGGGGGTGCCGAAGCGCTTCACCTCGCCCGTGGAGAACGAGGGGAAGTTGTAGTGGAGCATGAAGCGCCGGTAGCTGTCCCCCTCGAAGGACTCCATCTTCTGCTCGTCGTTCTTGGTGCCGAGCGTGGCGGCCACGAGCGCCTGGGTCTCCCCGCGCGTGAAGAGCGCCGAGCCGTGGGCGCGGGGCAGGTACGCGACCTCGCTCCAGATGGGCCGGACCTCCTTCACGCTGCGGCCGTCCACCCGGATCCCCTTCTCCACGATGAGCCGCCGGACTTGCGCCCGTTCCACCTTCTCGAAGTACTCGCGCGCCTTGGGACGCCCCGCCTCGTCGACGCCCAGGGCCTGGCAGACCTCGTCGAAGACGGCTTCCAGCGCCTGCCCCCGGGCCTGCTTCTCGTGCACGGACAGGGCCTGGATCACCTTGGCCGTGGCGGCCTCCC includes the following:
- the pnp gene encoding polyribonucleotide nucleotidyltransferase, with amino-acid sequence MTHSVQTEINGTVLSIETGKVAKQADAAVVVRCGGTMVLSTVVATKTPMEGRDFLPLTVEYRERAYAGGKIPGGFFKREGRPDEKETLTCRLIDRPVRPLFPKGLRNEMQVINLVISADNENDPDVLAMLGSSAALSLSGLPFDGPLGAVRVGLVGGRLVANPTYAQVAASPLELVIAGTEDAILMVESGGKEISEEQMLEALAFGHEECKRLARMQKDLTAKAAKPRWAFDAAAGADPALETRVREAATAKVIQALSVHEKQARGQALEAVFDEVCQALGVDEAGRPKAREYFEKVERAQVRRLIVEKGIRVDGRSVKEVRPIWSEVAYLPRAHGSALFTRGETQALVAATLGTKNDEQKMESFEGDSYRRFMLHYNFPSFSTGEVKRFGTPGRREVGHGALAHRAIEAVLPSKEEFPYTIRVVSDILESNGSSSMATVCGASMALMDAGAAIKAPVAGIAMGLVKEGDRVGILTDIMGSEDHYGDMDFKVAGTERGITALQMDIKVKGVSVDIMRQALAQAREARLFVLQKMAETIKAPRPQLSPFAPRFVTVKIRPEKIREIIGPGGKVIRGIQEKTGAKIDVEDDGKVTIFSSSNDAAQMALGMIQDICREVELDRIYVGRVKSIKEFGAFVEVIPGSEGLLHISQIAESRIRAVGDVLTEGDEVLVKVIEIDGNGKVRLSRKTALREQPALADREKLKLAPAGGQA